A window from Megalobrama amblycephala isolate DHTTF-2021 linkage group LG21, ASM1881202v1, whole genome shotgun sequence encodes these proteins:
- the LOC125256859 gene encoding inter-alpha-trypsin inhibitor heavy chain H3-like isoform X1, whose amino-acid sequence MIKDPSDVPPENEDFMQRLWAYLTVKQLLERQVLLQGQEKEDEEKEALKLSLKYQFVTPLTSMVVTKPQKDEVEVADKPKEGGEDPRPPACLLPSVCLVYCVGVLQSAPVTSSDLQAPACSYISISERKRTVTISIIII is encoded by the exons ATGATAAAAGACCCCAGTGATGTCCCACCTGAGAATGAAGATTTCATGCAGAGACTGTGGGCCTACCTTACAGTGAAGCAACTTCTGGAAAGGCA GGTGCTTCTTCAAGGACAAGAGAAAGAGGATGAAGAGAAAGAAGCTCTCAAACTCTCTCTGAAATACCAGTTTGTCACCCCCCTCACCTCTATGGTCGTCACTAAGCCACAGAAGGATGAAGTGGAAGTTGCCGACAAACCCAAAGAGGGAGGAGAGGATCCCAGACCTCCAG cgtgtctccttccctctgtgtgcctcgtctacTGTGTGGGTGTGCTCCAGTCTGCTCCAGTCacctccagcgatctccaagctccagcgtgtTCATACATCTCCATATCTGaaaggaaaaggacagtaactatctccATTATTATCATCTAA
- the LOC125256859 gene encoding inter-alpha-trypsin inhibitor heavy chain H3-like isoform X2 translates to MIKDPSDVPPENEDFMQRLWAYLTVKQLLERQVLLQGQEKEDEEKEALKLSLKYQFVTPLTSMVVTKPQKDEVEVADKPKEGGEDPRPPDTSGSNINQSQRTPSPEY, encoded by the exons ATGATAAAAGACCCCAGTGATGTCCCACCTGAGAATGAAGATTTCATGCAGAGACTGTGGGCCTACCTTACAGTGAAGCAACTTCTGGAAAGGCA GGTGCTTCTTCAAGGACAAGAGAAAGAGGATGAAGAGAAAGAAGCTCTCAAACTCTCTCTGAAATACCAGTTTGTCACCCCCCTCACCTCTATGGTCGTCACTAAGCCACAGAAGGATGAAGTGGAAGTTGCCGACAAACCCAAAGAGGGAGGAGAGGATCCCAGACCTCCAG acacgtcaggttccaacatcaaCCAATCCCAGCGCACACCatccccagagtactga